The proteins below come from a single Streptomyces sp. M92 genomic window:
- a CDS encoding chaplin, producing the protein MSRIAKAAGVALGAGAVVLSGTGLAMADAGAQGAAIGSPGVLSGNIVQVPVHVPVNVCGNTINVIGLLNPAFGNACENGDDDKKDEGDKHGGDGKNGGGYGG; encoded by the coding sequence ATGTCTCGCATCGCGAAGGCCGCCGGTGTCGCGCTCGGCGCCGGTGCCGTGGTCCTCAGCGGCACCGGCCTGGCCATGGCGGACGCGGGCGCCCAGGGCGCGGCCATCGGCTCGCCCGGCGTCCTGTCCGGCAACATCGTCCAGGTCCCGGTCCACGTGCCGGTCAACGTCTGCGGCAACACGATCAACGTGATCGGTCTGCTCAACCCGGCCTTCGGCAACGCCTGCGAAAACGGCGACGACGACAAGAAGGACGAGGGCGACAAGCACGGCGGGGACGGCAAGAACGGCGGCGGCTACGGCGGCTGA
- a CDS encoding tyrosinase family protein encodes MAYTRKDVSTLTRTEKRRFVKALLEVKRRGEYDEFVRTHIEYYVSDGEDGLRTAHMAPSFLPWHRRFLLDMEEALRRVDPSVTVPYWDWTKDRTTRSGPWTADFLGGTGRRSDHRVTTGPFAHSEGNWTLKENVTDTEYLTRDLGRAADPIGLPTKSDLEWALDDPVYDTAPWDSTVRNGFRNKLEGWGTGRGSVSWRNHNRVHRWVGGAMVGGASVNDPVFWLHHAFVDLQWSRWQARHKNTRYLPAEPPGRGSAQHGRVVARHERLPPWDVTPDELEDHSRIYRYA; translated from the coding sequence ATGGCGTACACGCGTAAGGACGTCAGCACGCTGACCCGCACCGAGAAGCGGCGGTTCGTCAAGGCGCTGCTGGAGGTCAAACGGCGCGGTGAGTACGACGAGTTCGTGCGCACCCACATCGAGTACTACGTCTCCGACGGCGAGGACGGACTGCGTACCGCCCACATGGCGCCGTCCTTCCTGCCCTGGCACCGCCGGTTCCTGCTGGACATGGAGGAGGCGCTGCGCCGGGTCGACCCGTCGGTCACCGTGCCGTACTGGGACTGGACGAAGGACCGCACCACCAGGTCGGGGCCGTGGACGGCCGACTTCCTCGGCGGTACCGGGCGGCGCTCCGACCACCGGGTGACCACCGGGCCGTTCGCCCACTCCGAGGGCAACTGGACGCTCAAGGAGAACGTCACCGACACGGAGTACCTCACCCGGGACCTCGGCCGCGCCGCCGATCCCATCGGCCTGCCGACGAAGAGCGACCTGGAGTGGGCGCTCGACGACCCGGTCTACGACACCGCGCCCTGGGACTCCACGGTCCGCAACGGCTTCCGCAACAAGCTGGAGGGCTGGGGCACCGGGCGCGGCAGCGTCTCCTGGCGCAACCACAACCGCGTGCACCGCTGGGTGGGCGGGGCCATGGTCGGCGGCGCCTCCGTCAACGACCCGGTGTTCTGGCTGCACCACGCCTTCGTCGACCTCCAGTGGTCCCGCTGGCAGGCCCGGCACAAGAACACCCGCTACCTGCCCGCCGAGCCGCCCGGCCGGGGCAGCGCGCAGCACGGCCGGGTCGTCGCGCGGCACGAGCGGCTGCCGCCGTGGGACGTGACACCGGACGAGCTGGAGGACCACAGCCGGATCTACCGGTACGCCTGA
- a CDS encoding tyrosinase family oxidase copper chaperone: MGGGEGGAGRSAGGPAAGAPAVLGTRRQMMRGLLAPALAVSLAPLVAASRPARAAATGTDARPARPEPRADTDSPVEGTSFDETYRGRRIRGIRSAAGRAVGAGTWHVTVDGRPLHLMRRADGSWLSMIDHYRSYPTPLAAARGAVDELGPGEHLRDAPADPGHGHHPGRRHGVHA, encoded by the coding sequence GTGGGCGGCGGGGAGGGCGGTGCCGGACGGTCGGCCGGGGGCCCGGCCGCGGGCGCGCCCGCGGTGCTCGGGACGCGGCGGCAGATGATGCGGGGGCTGCTCGCCCCCGCCCTCGCCGTCTCCCTGGCGCCGCTGGTCGCGGCCTCCCGGCCCGCACGGGCCGCCGCCACCGGCACGGACGCGCGCCCCGCCCGTCCCGAACCCCGCGCCGACACGGACTCCCCGGTCGAGGGCACCTCGTTCGACGAGACCTACCGAGGCCGTCGCATTCGCGGCATCCGGTCCGCGGCGGGGCGCGCCGTCGGTGCCGGGACGTGGCACGTCACCGTGGACGGCCGGCCGCTGCACCTGATGCGCCGGGCCGACGGCAGCTGGCTGAGCATGATCGACCACTACCGGTCGTACCCCACCCCCCTCGCCGCCGCCCGCGGCGCCGTCGACGAACTCGGTCCCGGCGAGCACCTGCGCGACGCGCCGGCCGACCCAGGGCACGGCCACCACCCCGGGAGGCGGCATGGCGTACACGCGTAA